Below is a window of Rhodamnia argentea isolate NSW1041297 chromosome 11, ASM2092103v1, whole genome shotgun sequence DNA.
GCAAATATGGAAGGCTAGAAACGGCCTAGTTTTCCGGCAACGGCACCCTGATCCATGGCATGTTGTAAACATTGCGCTAGCAAATCACCTTAATTTCACACGTTGGAATGCAAATATATCACCAGCGCAGCATAAGCAACAACAGAACGGCAATACAGAATCCCGACCTCTCCGATGGCAGCCGCCACCTCCTGGAACCCCGAAACTCAATGTTGATGGTTCTTTCATCTCGGGACAAGCTACTGGTGTCATTGCTGGCATCCTTCGCGATTCTCGGGGCCGATGCATCGATGGTTTTGCGCAATCTGTCCAGGCCGCTGATTCCGAACAGGTTGAGGCCTTTGCATGTCAAAAGGCTATTAGATTTGCTGTAGATCGTCTCACCCACAATGACGTCGACCTCAGAACAGCACTCACTGTTGTCATCGAATCTGATTGCAGAAATGTGATTGAGGATCTTACCAGCCTACAACAATGGTTGTTATCGCACCATTTTGCTCAACCCTCTTCAATTCCACAGCAATCTTCTTCGTGGAGTTCTACCCCTATTTTGCTGGACTGTTGCTGCGAACTGGATCGGGCTGCACACatgttttcattttgcttttgtccCAGGGAGGCTAATAAGACTGCGGATTGGCTCTGCCAAGCCCAGCGTAGGAATGAACTCCCCTCTGACTGGCCCACCTCCCTACCAGTTGTTCTTTCGGCTCTTCTCTGCTCTGAAGCCCACCCAACTTGTACATTTGGAACTAGTTTCTCTTAATATATACATCtttacgaccaaaaaaaaaaaacatgaccaAATCTTCAAGTTCATGAGGGATATTTCCGGAGAAGATGTTCAAGCTCAAATCTAGATGAGTGAGACTCTTCAAATTACCTATTTCGGACTGGATACATCCAGTGAATTTGTTCTCTTCCATACTCAGATATGCCAATTTTCTCAAGTTCCCTATTCCGGGAGGAATAGATCCATTGAAGGCATTTCCTTGCAAATAGAGATTAGTCAAGTTCCTCAAATTCGCGAGAGCCGGAGGGATAGGGCCATCAAGGGAATTGAAGCTAAGATCTAGGTGAATCAGCTTCTTCAGATTTCCCAATTCATGAGGAATAGATCCATTGAAGGCATTTCCTTGCAAATAGAGATTAGTCAAGTTCCTCAAATTCGCGAGAGCCGGAGGGATAGGGCCACCAAGGAAATTGAAGCTAAGATCTAGGTGAATAAGCTTCTTCAGATTTCCCAATTCACGAGGGATAGGACTAGTGATTTGATTATTATGAATGTCAACAACTTCTAGCAAGGTGAGGTTTTGTAGACAAAGAGGTAACTCACCGGTTAGGTAATTTTCCGACAAGTTGAGGTGCCTGAGCTTTGGGACTGCACATATTTGAAGGGGAATGATGCCGACGAGGAAATTATTAGGCACCTGAAGAGAGGCGAGATTCGGGAGCAGGGAGAAATTCATGCTGCTCAAATTACTTCTGAGCCAGCAGCCATAGCAGTTTCCCAGTGGTATGTTTATTTCAGCGACGCTACCAGAATGGTCGCACGAAATGCCGGGCCACGTGCAATGTGACGCGGAAGTGTTGCTCGTGATGGCATCAATCCACCATCCACTGCGACGAAGAGCGTCTGCCTCTGTTCCGGTGGCAATGGCAGGGTAGCTGTAGGAGAGAGCTAGCGCAATAAGGATCCATATCGCTGCGGTCATCGGCTTGCCAACATGCGAGCTGATGGGTCTGCTTACAGGATTCAAATGAATCATGTGGTATATCTTCAtgctttagagagagagagagaggacctctTCTTTTTGCTGTAATAATATATAGAAGGGCAACAACTTTCTGGAGAGCAATTCAACAT
It encodes the following:
- the LOC125312957 gene encoding probable leucine-rich repeat receptor-like protein kinase At1g35710, with product MKIYHMIHLNPVSRPISSHVGKPMTAAIWILIALALSYSYPAIATGTEADALRRSGWWIDAITSNTSASHCTWPGISCDHSGSVAEINIPLGNCYGCWLRSNLSSMNFSLLPNLASLQVPNNFLVGIIPLQICAVPKLRHLNLSENYLTGELPLCLQNLTLLEVVDIHNNQITSPIPRELGNLKKLIHLDLSFNFLGGPIPPALANLRNLTNLYLQGNAFNGSIPHELGNLKKLIHLDLSFNSLDGPIPPALANLRNLTNLYLQGNAFNGSIPPGIGNLRKLAYLSMEENKFTGCIQCIY